In a single window of the Dehalococcoidia bacterium genome:
- the nuoH gene encoding NADH-quinone oxidoreductase subunit NuoH produces the protein MSYLLLGTIFNLPDRWLDAVVRVAIITGLMTFNTLALTYLERKVIARVQQRLGPTRTGPAGLFQPVADALKLLTKEDLRPRLADRWVFELAPFLVFVPVFLAFVALPYSHDWGIRFSGLALFFILAVTSVNIVGWLMAGWGSDNKYALLGGVRAVAQMISYELPLVLAALSIAMVANTLDLREIIEQQNHVPNALIQPLPFVLFIIAMMAELNRNPFDIPVAESEVVGGVTVEYSGIRWSFFQLAEYTALFILAVLGADLFLGGYAFPWLKGSWFGWQLLMTFIKASALIVAMMWLRATFPRMRVDQLMAFAWKVLIPLSFLQVFVNGLWLVYHPWGWGLWLGLSSGGLLLILAIGLRVGIRRLGQRRPRAERLEQVRQLTAARGA, from the coding sequence GTGTCTTACCTCTTGCTGGGGACGATCTTCAACCTGCCCGACCGCTGGCTCGACGCCGTCGTGCGCGTCGCCATCATCACCGGCCTGATGACGTTCAACACGCTGGCGCTCACCTACCTCGAGCGCAAAGTCATCGCCCGCGTGCAGCAGCGGCTCGGGCCGACGCGCACCGGCCCCGCCGGCCTCTTCCAGCCCGTGGCCGACGCGCTCAAGCTGCTCACCAAGGAAGACCTGCGCCCGCGCCTGGCCGACCGCTGGGTGTTCGAGCTGGCGCCCTTCCTCGTCTTTGTGCCGGTCTTCCTCGCCTTCGTGGCGCTGCCCTACTCGCACGACTGGGGCATCCGCTTCTCCGGCCTGGCGCTGTTCTTCATCCTTGCCGTCACCTCGGTGAACATCGTCGGCTGGCTGATGGCCGGCTGGGGCTCGGATAACAAGTACGCGCTGCTCGGCGGCGTGCGCGCCGTGGCGCAGATGATCAGCTATGAGCTCCCGCTGGTGCTGGCCGCACTCTCGATCGCGATGGTCGCCAACACGCTCGACCTGCGCGAGATCATCGAGCAGCAGAACCACGTTCCCAACGCCCTGATCCAGCCGCTGCCCTTCGTGCTGTTCATCATCGCTATGATGGCCGAGTTGAACCGCAACCCCTTCGACATCCCCGTGGCCGAGTCCGAGGTCGTGGGCGGCGTCACGGTCGAGTACAGCGGCATCCGCTGGTCCTTCTTCCAGCTCGCCGAGTACACCGCCCTCTTCATCCTCGCGGTGCTGGGCGCCGACCTCTTCCTGGGCGGCTACGCCTTCCCCTGGCTGAAGGGCTCGTGGTTCGGCTGGCAGTTGCTGATGACCTTCATCAAGGCCTCGGCGCTGATCGTGGCGATGATGTGGCTGCGCGCGACCTTCCCGCGCATGCGCGTGGACCAGCTGATGGCCTTCGCCTGGAAGGTGCTGATCCCGCTCTCCTTCCTGCAGGTCTTCGTCAACGGCCTCTGGCTGGTCTACCACCCCTGGGGCTGGGGGCTGTGGCTGGGGCTCAGCTCCGGCGGGCTGCTGCTGATCCTGGCGATCGGCCTGCGCGTGGGCATCCGGCGGCTGGGCCAGCGGCGGCCGCGGGCCGAGCGGCTGGAGCAGGTGCGGCAGTTGACGGCGGCGCGTGGCGCATAA
- a CDS encoding NADH-quinone oxidoreductase subunit D, giving the protein MSMLEQEFETVSIDINMGPQHPSTHGVFRMVLSVDGELIVDVEPVIGYMHRGGEKLSETLDYRQGIGIQDRTDYLGNFNCEHCYVMAAEKLAGIVPPERAEYIRIICTELNRVASHMMFMGAFGTDVGVFGTTFTYAFRDREDIQRFFEELTGERIMYNYFRVGGVAWEVQNGFEQKCRALIRRLRQGIADINGLLTENEVFVARCKDVGVISAEKAIEYGLTGPMLRASGVSYDIRRDEPYSIYDRFQFDVPVGTNGDCYDRYLVRLEEMRQSLRIVEQALEQMQTGPIMPEKMPRMLRIPPSECYMRTENPRGEYGIYLVSKGGNKPYRIKMRSPSFSNLMALREMVIGEYVADAVIILGSTDIVLCEVDR; this is encoded by the coding sequence ATGAGCATGCTTGAGCAAGAGTTCGAGACGGTCTCGATCGACATCAACATGGGGCCGCAGCACCCCAGTACGCACGGCGTCTTCCGCATGGTGCTTTCGGTGGACGGCGAGCTGATCGTCGATGTCGAGCCGGTGATCGGCTACATGCACCGCGGCGGCGAAAAGCTCTCCGAAACGCTCGACTATCGCCAGGGGATCGGCATCCAGGACCGCACCGACTATTTGGGCAACTTCAACTGCGAGCACTGCTACGTGATGGCGGCCGAGAAGCTGGCCGGCATCGTGCCGCCCGAGCGCGCCGAGTACATCCGCATCATCTGCACCGAGCTGAACCGCGTCGCCTCGCACATGATGTTCATGGGCGCCTTCGGCACCGACGTGGGCGTGTTCGGCACCACCTTTACCTACGCCTTCCGCGACCGCGAGGATATTCAGCGCTTCTTCGAAGAGCTGACCGGCGAGCGGATCATGTACAACTACTTCCGCGTCGGCGGCGTCGCCTGGGAGGTGCAGAACGGCTTCGAGCAGAAGTGCCGGGCGCTGATCCGGCGGCTGCGCCAGGGCATCGCCGACATCAACGGCCTGCTGACCGAGAACGAGGTCTTCGTCGCCCGCTGCAAGGACGTAGGCGTGATCAGCGCGGAGAAGGCGATCGAGTACGGCCTCACCGGGCCGATGCTGCGCGCCTCCGGCGTCAGCTACGACATCCGCCGCGACGAGCCCTACTCGATCTACGACCGCTTCCAGTTCGACGTGCCGGTGGGCACCAACGGCGACTGCTACGACCGCTATCTCGTGCGGCTGGAAGAGATGCGCCAGTCGCTGCGCATCGTGGAGCAGGCGCTGGAGCAGATGCAGACGGGTCCGATCATGCCGGAGAAGATGCCGCGCATGCTGCGCATTCCGCCCTCGGAGTGCTACATGCGGACGGAAAACCCGCGCGGCGAGTACGGCATCTATCTCGTCTCCAAGGGCGGCAACAAGCCGTACCGCATCAAGATGCGCTCGCCCTCGTTCAGCAACCTGATGGCGCTGCGCGAGATGGTGATCGGCGAGTACGTTGCCGACGCGGTGATCATCCTCGGCTCGACCGACATCGTGCTCTGCGAAGTCGATCGGTAA
- a CDS encoding NADH-quinone oxidoreductase subunit C — translation MTTEGSEGAAPAAPAAAPAEDPVARLFSDLFPSLVRDAGTNAAGETTFSVPREEVGFLLRQAREKPELGFDFLRCLTGIDQEAQGIEIVYSLLSYKNRHTVHIKTLLPPDDPSVASITPIWCGADWHERETAEMFGVTFTGHPNPKHLLLDDDMEIHPLLKAHPLAPIELKQGYQTF, via the coding sequence ATGACCACCGAAGGAAGCGAAGGCGCCGCCCCGGCAGCGCCGGCCGCGGCGCCGGCGGAAGACCCCGTCGCCCGGCTGTTCAGCGATCTCTTCCCCAGCCTGGTGCGCGACGCCGGCACGAACGCGGCCGGCGAGACGACGTTCAGCGTGCCGCGCGAGGAGGTCGGCTTCCTGCTGCGCCAGGCGCGCGAGAAGCCGGAACTGGGCTTCGACTTCCTGCGCTGTCTCACCGGCATCGACCAGGAGGCGCAGGGCATCGAGATCGTCTACTCGCTGCTCTCCTACAAGAACCGGCACACGGTGCATATCAAGACGCTGCTGCCGCCGGACGACCCCAGCGTCGCCTCGATCACGCCGATCTGGTGCGGCGCCGACTGGCACGAGCGCGAGACGGCCGAGATGTTCGGCGTGACCTTCACCGGCCACCCGAACCCGAAGCACCTACTGCTGGACGACGACATGGAGATTCACCCGCTGCTCAAGGCGCACCCGCTGGCGCCGATCGAGCTGAAGCAGGGGTACCAGACGTTTTAG
- a CDS encoding NADH-quinone oxidoreductase subunit B family protein encodes MEVETLEPRGSAVATTTSPAAPEAPPAPVAPREPAAPQTPAVPGYRPDFSPEQKRLEPLEVVSGKAAYRSVLPGILQVPADAVFALCRKSSLWPMTFGLACCAIEMIATYMSDHDLDRFGIVPWPSPRQSDVMIVAGTVTKKMAPAVKLLYEQMPNPKWVISMGACATNGGPYTQYDRVLQGVDKIIPVDIYVPGCPPRPEALIDGFIALQKKIMTDRSSVGK; translated from the coding sequence ATGGAAGTAGAGACACTCGAACCGCGCGGCTCCGCCGTGGCGACCACGACCTCGCCCGCCGCACCCGAGGCGCCGCCGGCGCCGGTCGCCCCGCGCGAGCCGGCCGCACCGCAAACGCCGGCCGTTCCGGGCTACCGCCCGGACTTCTCGCCGGAGCAGAAGCGGCTGGAGCCGCTGGAAGTGGTGAGCGGCAAGGCGGCGTATCGATCCGTGCTGCCGGGCATCCTGCAGGTGCCGGCCGACGCGGTCTTCGCCCTCTGCCGCAAGTCCTCGCTCTGGCCGATGACCTTCGGCCTCGCCTGCTGCGCGATCGAGATGATCGCGACGTACATGTCCGACCACGACCTTGACCGCTTCGGCATCGTGCCCTGGCCCAGCCCGCGCCAGTCGGACGTGATGATCGTGGCCGGCACCGTGACGAAGAAGATGGCCCCGGCCGTAAAGCTGCTCTACGAGCAGATGCCCAACCCCAAGTGGGTGATCAGCATGGGCGCCTGCGCGACGAACGGCGGGCCGTACACGCAGTACGACCGCGTGCTGCAGGGTGTGGACAAGATCATCCCCGTCGATATCTACGTGCCGGGCTGCCCGCCGCGGCCGGAAGCGCTGATCGACGGCTTCATCGCCCTGCAGAAAAAGATTATGACCGACCGCTCCAGCGTCGGGAAGTAG
- a CDS encoding NADH-quinone oxidoreductase subunit A, whose product MNGVFDTWGAVLIATIVGAFLIVTALIGNLLLAPKAPSRAKGTAYECGMLPIGRAVGNLHIRYYLFAILFLIFDVETVFLFPWAVVFRSKLFGAQAFWEMVVFLGILFAGLAYAWKKGVLSWK is encoded by the coding sequence GTGAATGGGGTCTTCGACACCTGGGGCGCGGTGCTGATCGCCACGATCGTCGGCGCCTTCCTGATCGTCACCGCGCTGATCGGCAACCTGCTGCTGGCGCCCAAGGCGCCGAGCCGCGCCAAGGGCACCGCCTACGAGTGCGGCATGCTGCCCATCGGCCGCGCCGTGGGCAACCTCCACATCCGCTACTACCTCTTCGCGATCCTGTTCCTCATTTTCGACGTGGAAACCGTGTTCCTCTTCCCGTGGGCGGTGGTCTTCCGCAGCAAGCTGTTCGGGGCGCAGGCCTTCTGGGAGATGGTCGTGTTCCTCGGGATCCTCTTCGCGGGCCTTGCCTACGCCTGGAAGAAGGGGGTTTTGTCATGGAAGTAG
- a CDS encoding MarR family transcriptional regulator produces the protein MSEPQSDPRPAEVEEFSKADYEALARFRYGLRLYFRFSERNVRLVGLTPQQYQLMLAIKGFPEREWATVTELAERLQSSHNSVVGLIDRSEANGMVQRRPHATDRRAVAVYLTQKGEETLGGLVTTHRQELERLAGMIVLPPLRHP, from the coding sequence ATGAGTGAGCCGCAATCGGATCCCCGTCCTGCCGAGGTCGAAGAGTTCAGCAAGGCCGACTACGAGGCGCTCGCCCGCTTCCGCTACGGACTGCGTCTCTACTTCCGCTTCAGCGAGCGCAACGTGCGCCTGGTCGGCCTGACGCCGCAGCAGTATCAACTGATGCTGGCGATCAAGGGCTTCCCGGAGCGCGAGTGGGCGACGGTGACGGAGCTGGCTGAACGGCTGCAGTCCTCGCACAACAGTGTCGTCGGCCTGATCGACCGCAGCGAGGCGAACGGGATGGTGCAGCGCCGCCCGCACGCGACCGACCGCCGCGCCGTGGCCGTCTACTTGACGCAGAAGGGTGAAGAGACGCTGGGGGGGCTCGTCACCACCCACCGCCAGGAGCTGGAGCGGCTGGCCGGGATGATCGTCTTGCCGCCGCTGCGCCACCCCTAG
- a CDS encoding valine--tRNA ligase, whose amino-acid sequence MATQTARMQRGGEMPRAYDPRAVEGRIYEFWEANGYFIPGLPPEEWRHGEGGPQPFTIIMPPPNVTGELHLGHALTAAIEDGLIRWHRMLGDPTLWLPGTDHAGIATQMVVERELAKEGLTRQDLGREAFVERVWMWVRKTRRRIDDQHRRLGASCDWSRNRFTMDETPQLAVRTTFKRLYDDGLIYRGTRIINWCPRCQTALSDLEVDHQEHEGFLYHVKYPLIDAGGAETGRFVQMATTRPETIVGDTAVAVNPEDERWQDMIGQRARLPIIGREIPIIADSEVDPAFGTGAVKVTPGHDPTDYEIGLRHGLPIINVMNPDATMNAEAGPYNGLDRYEARRRIIEDFDNAGLLVRIEPYTTSIGHCDRCDTVVEPIVSPQWYVKTKPLAEPAIAAVKEGRIRIVPERFEKVYLNWMENIRDWCISRQLWWGHRIPVWYCDACDEVIVSVETPASCPRCGGALRQDEDVLDTWFSSGLWTHSTLGWPKQTRDLETFYPTSVMETGWDILFFWVARMIMLGLYNMGREPFDTIYLHGMVRDENSEKMSKTKGNVVDPLLMVDEFGADALRYSLVTAGSAGNDLRFSRERIEAAQHFCNKLWNAARFVIQKLGGERTAAPDPAARASLPLEDRWILSRLDGLTAEVNQYLGSFQLGEAARRIYDFLWNEYCDWYIEAAKVRLNAGDASPLPVLAHVLAGGLKLLHPFAPFVTEEIWQNLLPDLPAGESPALIVAPYPLPTGAWHDDEAERTMEALIEAVRAIRNLRAEKKIDPTRWVEALIGAESDALRHAFSARAAVAETLARARPLLMVHPGDLPAANVARSVLEWGSVVLSLAGLVDTEAERARLSKELAGEEANVARIEAQLPKMRGRAPQQVIAKMELGLAASRAKTAALRASLDALEP is encoded by the coding sequence ATGGCCACGCAGACGGCACGGATGCAACGCGGCGGCGAAATGCCCCGAGCGTACGATCCGCGCGCCGTAGAGGGCCGCATCTACGAGTTCTGGGAGGCGAACGGCTACTTCATCCCTGGCCTGCCGCCGGAGGAATGGCGCCATGGCGAGGGCGGGCCGCAGCCGTTCACGATCATCATGCCGCCGCCCAACGTCACCGGCGAGCTGCACCTCGGCCACGCGCTCACCGCCGCGATCGAGGATGGGCTGATTCGCTGGCACCGCATGCTGGGCGACCCCACGCTCTGGCTGCCCGGCACCGACCACGCCGGCATCGCTACGCAGATGGTGGTCGAGCGCGAGCTGGCCAAAGAGGGGTTGACGCGCCAGGATCTCGGCCGCGAGGCGTTCGTCGAGCGTGTGTGGATGTGGGTGCGCAAGACACGCCGCCGCATCGACGACCAGCACCGCCGCCTCGGCGCCTCCTGCGACTGGTCGCGCAACCGCTTCACGATGGACGAGACGCCGCAGCTCGCGGTGCGCACCACGTTCAAGCGGCTCTACGACGACGGCCTGATCTACCGCGGCACGCGCATCATCAACTGGTGCCCGCGCTGCCAGACGGCGCTCTCCGACCTCGAAGTCGACCACCAGGAACACGAGGGCTTCCTCTATCACGTCAAGTACCCGCTGATCGATGCCGGCGGCGCAGAGACCGGCCGCTTCGTGCAGATGGCGACTACGCGCCCGGAGACGATCGTGGGCGACACCGCCGTAGCCGTGAACCCGGAGGACGAGCGCTGGCAGGACATGATCGGGCAGCGGGCGCGGCTGCCGATCATCGGCCGCGAGATCCCGATCATCGCCGACAGCGAGGTCGATCCGGCCTTCGGCACCGGCGCGGTGAAGGTCACGCCCGGACACGACCCGACCGACTATGAGATCGGCCTGCGCCACGGCCTGCCGATCATCAACGTGATGAACCCCGACGCGACGATGAACGCCGAGGCCGGGCCGTACAACGGCCTCGATCGCTACGAGGCACGTCGCCGCATCATCGAGGACTTCGACAACGCCGGCCTGCTGGTCAGGATCGAGCCCTACACGACTTCGATCGGCCACTGCGACCGCTGCGACACCGTGGTCGAGCCGATCGTCAGCCCGCAGTGGTATGTGAAGACGAAACCGCTGGCCGAGCCGGCGATCGCGGCGGTGAAAGAGGGCCGCATCCGCATCGTGCCGGAGCGCTTCGAGAAGGTCTATCTCAACTGGATGGAGAACATCCGCGACTGGTGCATCTCGCGGCAGTTGTGGTGGGGCCACCGCATCCCCGTCTGGTACTGCGACGCCTGCGACGAGGTGATTGTCTCGGTCGAGACGCCGGCGAGCTGCCCGCGGTGCGGCGGCGCGCTGCGCCAGGACGAGGACGTGCTCGATACCTGGTTCAGCTCCGGCCTGTGGACGCACAGCACATTGGGCTGGCCGAAGCAGACACGCGACCTGGAGACGTTCTATCCGACCAGCGTGATGGAGACGGGCTGGGACATCCTCTTCTTCTGGGTGGCCCGCATGATCATGCTCGGCCTCTACAACATGGGCCGCGAGCCGTTCGACACCATCTACCTGCACGGCATGGTGCGCGACGAAAACAGCGAGAAGATGAGCAAGACCAAGGGGAACGTGGTCGATCCCCTGCTCATGGTGGACGAGTTCGGCGCCGACGCGCTGCGCTACTCGCTGGTCACCGCCGGCTCGGCGGGCAACGACCTGCGCTTCTCGCGCGAGCGCATCGAGGCCGCCCAGCACTTCTGCAACAAGCTCTGGAACGCCGCTCGCTTCGTGATCCAGAAGCTGGGCGGCGAGCGGACCGCCGCGCCCGACCCGGCCGCGCGCGCGTCGCTGCCGCTGGAGGACCGCTGGATCCTCAGCCGGCTCGATGGGCTGACGGCGGAGGTCAACCAGTACCTCGGCAGCTTCCAGCTCGGCGAAGCGGCGCGGCGCATCTATGACTTCTTATGGAACGAATACTGCGACTGGTACATCGAGGCGGCCAAAGTCCGGCTGAACGCGGGCGACGCCTCGCCGCTGCCGGTGCTGGCGCACGTCCTGGCGGGCGGGCTCAAGCTGCTGCACCCCTTTGCGCCGTTCGTGACGGAGGAGATCTGGCAGAACCTGCTCCCCGACCTGCCGGCCGGCGAGTCCCCGGCGCTGATCGTTGCACCCTACCCGCTGCCAACCGGCGCCTGGCACGACGACGAGGCCGAGCGCACGATGGAGGCGCTGATCGAGGCCGTGCGCGCGATTCGCAACCTGCGCGCCGAGAAGAAGATCGACCCGACACGCTGGGTGGAGGCGCTGATCGGCGCGGAGAGCGATGCGCTGCGCCACGCCTTCTCCGCCCGCGCCGCCGTGGCGGAGACGCTGGCCCGCGCCCGGCCGCTGCTGATGGTGCACCCCGGCGACCTGCCCGCGGCCAACGTGGCGCGCTCGGTGCTGGAGTGGGGCAGCGTGGTGCTGTCGCTTGCGGGCCTGGTGGATACCGAGGCCGAGCGGGCGCGGCTAAGCAAGGAGCTGGCCGGCGAAGAGGCGAACGTGGCGCGGATCGAAGCGCAGTTGCCGAAGATGCGCGGCCGCGCGCCGCAGCAGGTGATCGCGAAGATGGAATTGGGGCTGGCCGCGTCGCGGGCGAAGACCGCGGCCCTGCGCGCCAGTCTCGACGCATTGGAGCCGTGA
- a CDS encoding redox-sensing transcriptional repressor Rex, with protein MWSQAQSCARERSMPIEIPEVVIERLPVYARALSELLGRGREVVSSQELGTELGVTPAQIRKDLSYFGRFGKQGRGYNVRRLLEELRQILGLERQWSLALVGVGRLGRAILSYGGFFPQGFHIVEAFDSDPKAVGRRVGSLLIKDVSVLEETLQQTHVDIGIVAVPAEHAQTVIDTLVATGVLAILNYAPIAARTPAGVHIRHIDPVLALQSMTYYLKAHEFAAAK; from the coding sequence TTGTGGTCACAAGCACAATCTTGTGCCCGCGAGCGGTCCATGCCGATCGAAATACCCGAGGTCGTGATCGAGCGCCTGCCCGTTTACGCACGTGCGCTCAGCGAACTGCTCGGCCGCGGGCGCGAGGTCGTCAGCTCGCAGGAGCTCGGCACCGAGCTCGGCGTCACCCCGGCGCAGATTCGCAAAGACCTCAGCTACTTCGGCCGCTTCGGCAAACAGGGGCGCGGCTACAACGTGCGCCGTCTGCTGGAGGAGCTGCGCCAGATCCTGGGGCTGGAGCGGCAGTGGTCGCTGGCGCTGGTGGGCGTGGGCCGGCTGGGCCGCGCGATTCTCTCCTACGGCGGCTTCTTCCCGCAGGGCTTTCATATCGTCGAGGCGTTCGACTCCGATCCCAAGGCCGTGGGCCGGCGCGTCGGCTCGCTCCTGATCAAAGACGTCTCCGTGCTGGAAGAGACGTTGCAGCAAACGCACGTGGACATCGGCATCGTGGCCGTGCCCGCCGAGCACGCGCAGACCGTGATCGACACCCTGGTCGCCACCGGCGTGCTCGCCATCCTCAACTACGCGCCGATCGCCGCCCGCACCCCAGCCGGCGTGCACATCCGCCACATCGATCCGGTGCTCGCGCTGCAGAGCATGACCTACTACCTCAAGGCGCACGAGTTCGCGGCGGCGAAGTAG
- a CDS encoding thiamine pyrophosphate-binding protein: MTGGKAVVQALKAAGVDTVFGIISVHALPIYDALTQEPGIRLIVPRHEQGAAFMADGYARTTGKVGVYFTSTGPGAFNSACAVHEAWVASSPTLQITGNIESAYLDQGKGFLHENKHQRGVFDELGAQTQRALSVAEIPYAIHDAFTRLRNQRPRPEFIEIPIDVQYATGEAEITAPGPAQRPQPDPQAIRRAAELLAGAKQPAIWAGGGVNRAGANAALKRVAEALGAPVVMTTAGRGALSDEHPLAIGGWTGDRDVKAYLAECDALLVVGSRMGGQMTGNWSQKLPETLVQVDIDPEEIGRNYPAAVGIVADAPAALNALADTLERSGHKPSGEGAAAAKRLREGARANVQKRMAPLVRLLDPIRETIARDAILVTDATIMGYFGANNYFPLYEPRTHVGPQSVAIGPGLPFGIGAQAGNPGRQVVVFAGDGGFMLTATELATAAQFGIPVKVLLFNNGGYGILRRMQQQQFESRHIGVELREPNFVQLAESLGVRGLRVERPEELAPVLKTALGIDGPVLVDVELPADLS, translated from the coding sequence ATGACGGGCGGCAAGGCAGTGGTGCAGGCGCTGAAGGCGGCGGGGGTCGATACCGTCTTCGGCATCATCTCGGTGCACGCGCTGCCGATCTACGACGCGCTCACCCAGGAGCCGGGCATCCGCCTGATCGTGCCGCGCCACGAACAGGGCGCCGCCTTCATGGCCGATGGCTACGCCCGCACCACGGGCAAGGTCGGTGTCTACTTCACCAGCACCGGGCCGGGCGCCTTCAACAGCGCCTGCGCCGTGCACGAGGCCTGGGTCGCCTCCTCGCCCACGCTGCAGATCACCGGCAACATCGAGTCCGCATACCTTGATCAGGGCAAGGGCTTTCTGCACGAGAACAAGCACCAGCGCGGCGTTTTCGACGAGCTGGGCGCGCAGACGCAGCGGGCGCTGAGCGTGGCCGAGATCCCCTACGCGATCCACGACGCCTTCACGCGGCTGCGCAACCAGCGCCCGCGGCCGGAGTTCATCGAGATCCCGATCGACGTGCAGTACGCGACGGGCGAGGCGGAGATCACGGCGCCCGGCCCGGCGCAGCGCCCGCAGCCGGACCCGCAGGCGATCCGGCGCGCGGCCGAGCTGCTGGCCGGCGCGAAGCAGCCCGCGATCTGGGCGGGCGGCGGCGTTAACCGCGCCGGCGCAAACGCCGCGCTCAAGCGGGTGGCCGAAGCGCTCGGCGCGCCGGTGGTGATGACGACGGCCGGCCGCGGCGCCCTCTCGGACGAGCACCCGCTGGCGATCGGCGGCTGGACCGGCGACCGCGACGTGAAGGCATATCTTGCCGAATGCGACGCGCTGCTCGTCGTCGGCAGCCGCATGGGCGGGCAGATGACCGGGAACTGGTCGCAGAAGCTGCCGGAAACGCTCGTGCAGGTCGATATCGACCCGGAGGAGATCGGCCGCAACTATCCCGCCGCGGTCGGCATCGTCGCCGATGCGCCGGCCGCCTTGAACGCGCTGGCAGACACGCTCGAACGGAGCGGCCACAAGCCCTCCGGCGAAGGCGCGGCGGCGGCGAAGCGGCTGCGCGAAGGCGCCCGCGCCAACGTGCAGAAGCGCATGGCGCCGTTGGTGCGGCTGCTGGACCCGATCCGCGAGACGATCGCCCGCGACGCGATCCTCGTCACCGACGCGACGATCATGGGGTACTTCGGCGCCAACAATTACTTTCCGCTCTACGAGCCGCGCACGCACGTGGGGCCGCAGTCGGTGGCGATCGGGCCGGGGCTGCCGTTCGGCATCGGCGCGCAGGCGGGCAACCCCGGCCGGCAGGTGGTGGTCTTCGCCGGCGACGGCGGCTTCATGCTCACGGCCACGGAGCTGGCGACGGCGGCGCAGTTCGGCATTCCGGTGAAGGTGCTGCTGTTCAACAACGGCGGCTACGGCATTCTGCGGCGCATGCAGCAGCAGCAGTTCGAGAGCCGGCACATCGGCGTGGAGCTGCGCGAGCCGAACTTTGTGCAACTGGCCGAGTCGCTGGGCGTGCGCGGCCTGCGCGTGGAGCGGCCCGAAGAGCTGGCGCCCGTGCTCAAGACGGCGCTGGGCATCGACGGCCCCGTGCTGGTGGACGTGGAGCTGCCCGCGGACCTGAGCTGA
- a CDS encoding antibiotic biosynthesis monooxygenase yields MPFVRITLTHPRSEVKAEVEAHFRDLIATTAKLPGFIAGYVLVSPNLSGEVGRVTFWESHEHANRAANDPHVMAVQAEVKFDDSGEQLDWDLDSPFFIGSGSGATVSSAGS; encoded by the coding sequence ATGCCGTTCGTGCGGATCACGCTGACCCATCCCCGCTCGGAGGTGAAGGCCGAGGTCGAAGCGCACTTCCGCGACCTGATCGCCACCACCGCGAAGCTGCCGGGCTTCATCGCCGGCTACGTGCTGGTCTCGCCGAACCTTTCGGGTGAAGTGGGTCGGGTGACGTTCTGGGAGTCGCACGAACACGCCAACCGCGCGGCCAACGACCCGCACGTGATGGCGGTGCAGGCCGAGGTCAAGTTCGACGACTCCGGCGAGCAACTGGACTGGGACCTCGACTCGCCCTTCTTCATCGGCTCGGGTTCGGGCGCGACGGTGTCGAGCGCGGGCTCGTAG